From the genome of Thermogutta terrifontis, one region includes:
- a CDS encoding AAA domain-containing protein codes for MLGPSLGQSETGIHDDRWHWRSPEEISQSLRLTRSPTYQWLLLHEQQRTLEAITPTIKLLAEAEEQQAKVEEEFLRTERELRNLWNKRRTDGEQRRRAAQRELEQAEMAVARAQRALEAARERVVQLRTRDFTPQDQAILEQAVREKCAPFEETLARLHRERDSLEDAIQSLETQKADLTAQLAKVQEDAHYWGRGNLPPEVEQAVEKAAEQARSAHQQEVRQLDQEIAASERKLSDLRTEKENLTREIQRLQKEVEQYRGTSGLWRLLVGFLYNPPAALARAQTRYGEIVSEESKITSSLEQIRSKRRDLITREEERITTARRHEQDRQYSAFVEKRSQIPAELQKCEESLATARRALQNAEMRLCECEKARDRAREQAIEDAWQKLLAEAEKALETAQKEYDAAHENKVGAEQNLVEAEAFLERLKEQEHEALESGLAEPHRRLRECRAQCERLRHEIALRLQECGVTLPESARAEEIAQVCANRREEVSRLLTHGDRESWAKSDRVERRVVARRSATSSEESPVAEGTLYLDFYRNAEDNSDREGCKWDGLNTQLKELLERYGKTDTQLLQEPLSWFLPTFFPDGLVRSYFVCNISYREDQPRLLVRPTTITPRMEEILPPGVTLGVWGRLIDNRNDPDNPVLLVQRIVDLSHCPRRVFEREIRVVARTNEVYPGRQRRQNVLTRSFIEALPPISVDTQKRLADWREYLDWKETLAKKSLDGVRYVQVTLDREDPQGRLRFLVVAPGRESWERMRRILRQDEVRAYSLDYSKDPWTFEYNDDRRAQETELGDFVSLEQASEPPNEVDLTGMPWENPIWGWAMYRLTEPAQEEFDRMREEGASWQRIEEVLLRKIPRQGFLSLSIVGDLALVKRQRIALDRLQEQSGYAPLLSSYLFDIKAADEPAELVSIPEDRWFRKDLNEDQKLAVCKMISAPDLALVQGPPGTGKTTMIAEAICQLVEQKKTVLLASQANLAVDNALERLAGFPSIRAIRLGQRADESGPFSENQALATYYQAIAKTCREGILQPWAEAERMLRELQEWLAQVDILTADLAGMELRHRSLADRCDEIIAAMNDAYQAEERSRRVAMERERAKEFLAFLNNGANGPGQLPADIAEELVGMVSPLVEKLRTVGIDLDPGQVTIAPLPTSQQSLGLAQIFRRWQEVERLVPRLEADAKRLEASNAEGVLSQEDALLLEELQRKARQLQEEMAEDASKLPAWQEVQKRIRELRKRGSGLNAEVYQAVFTATVDGIPVAHQFTNPDARRQEVLSRLYEALRTIGEVRDEMARVYENCRIRVEEFVNAPAPGGPSAEQTRRWEIELANVRDQLALLERQMAEKESCLGELLRKHWESPEHAPSRADLLAIRHRVTEQLEQLKHFLQRQEPIRKAWSEILEGWTKSLMDPTVAERDHHQFFPIYLKACNVVGVTCTENPQTLEKYGFVRFDVAIVDEVSKATPPEIVMPLLLARTAILVGDHRQLPPLFRERELPWEEMVAETEAGDEENGQEPVLLTRETFERFRKLVTASLFKEHFENASDTLKSFLFTQYRMHPQIMKVINHFYENRLVCGLRDPDGRDPNSDPREHRLHNLTLRGPKNRTYLVPDQHVLWIDSSFDPLGKPHFEERTGSGGKTNALEALLIAQCLYDIEMAYREMGFGSGKKPPRRVGVITFYTRQVRTIRETLRRFQRKQNFNFQAIRVDINTVDRYQGQERPIVLVSLVRNPSHRLSRRANTAQFERINVAFSRAQELLVIVGAEQTFRQYPVRLPHLDRPGYREVEVYRHIIEEIERWGCFCSAAEILSAETYQEFQRQMGRAVQPIVRGSKP; via the coding sequence CCTTTGGAACAAACGGCGGACGGACGGGGAGCAACGGCGCCGGGCTGCGCAGCGCGAGCTGGAGCAGGCCGAGATGGCTGTCGCCCGAGCGCAAAGAGCCTTGGAGGCTGCCAGGGAACGGGTTGTGCAGCTGCGTACCAGGGACTTCACGCCGCAGGATCAGGCAATTCTGGAACAGGCTGTGCGGGAGAAGTGCGCGCCATTTGAAGAAACACTGGCCCGACTGCACAGGGAACGGGATTCACTCGAAGACGCGATCCAATCACTGGAAACGCAAAAGGCCGACCTGACAGCCCAGTTGGCGAAAGTTCAAGAGGACGCGCACTACTGGGGCCGTGGAAACTTGCCGCCGGAAGTGGAGCAGGCGGTCGAGAAGGCTGCCGAACAGGCACGTTCTGCGCACCAACAGGAAGTCCGCCAATTAGATCAAGAGATTGCCGCGTCGGAGAGGAAGTTGTCTGACCTTCGCACAGAGAAAGAAAATCTGACGCGAGAAATACAGCGACTCCAAAAGGAAGTTGAACAATACCGGGGAACGAGCGGCCTGTGGCGTTTGCTTGTCGGGTTTCTGTATAACCCCCCGGCGGCGCTTGCAAGGGCTCAGACTCGGTATGGCGAAATCGTAAGCGAAGAATCGAAGATCACCAGTTCCCTCGAGCAAATTAGATCAAAACGCCGTGATTTGATTACGCGGGAGGAGGAGCGAATCACCACGGCACGCCGCCACGAGCAGGACCGTCAATACAGCGCGTTCGTCGAAAAAAGAAGCCAGATTCCGGCGGAACTTCAGAAGTGTGAAGAGTCGCTCGCAACGGCACGGCGGGCATTGCAGAATGCGGAAATGAGACTGTGTGAATGCGAGAAAGCGCGCGACCGAGCACGGGAACAAGCAATCGAGGATGCATGGCAGAAACTGCTGGCAGAAGCGGAAAAGGCCCTGGAGACAGCTCAAAAGGAGTATGACGCAGCGCATGAAAACAAGGTTGGTGCGGAACAAAATCTTGTCGAAGCGGAAGCTTTTCTCGAGCGTTTGAAAGAGCAAGAGCATGAGGCTCTGGAATCCGGCTTGGCCGAACCACACCGTCGCCTGAGGGAATGCCGGGCTCAATGCGAGCGATTGCGGCACGAAATCGCTCTTCGATTGCAGGAGTGCGGAGTCACGCTCCCAGAATCCGCGCGGGCTGAGGAAATCGCCCAAGTTTGTGCCAATCGTCGCGAGGAGGTGTCGCGCCTGTTGACTCACGGGGATCGCGAGTCATGGGCGAAAAGTGATCGGGTGGAGAGAAGAGTTGTGGCTCGACGCAGTGCCACGTCGAGCGAAGAGAGTCCGGTGGCCGAAGGCACTCTCTACCTCGATTTCTATAGAAACGCAGAGGATAATTCAGACCGCGAAGGCTGTAAATGGGACGGTTTGAATACCCAGTTGAAGGAGTTGCTCGAGCGCTATGGAAAAACTGACACCCAGCTATTGCAGGAACCGCTCTCGTGGTTTCTGCCGACATTTTTTCCGGATGGCCTGGTTCGCAGTTATTTCGTTTGTAACATCAGTTACCGGGAAGACCAGCCTCGTTTATTAGTCCGGCCTACAACCATAACTCCCCGCATGGAAGAAATACTGCCGCCGGGGGTCACATTGGGTGTTTGGGGACGGCTTATCGATAACCGCAACGATCCCGACAACCCTGTTCTGCTCGTCCAACGAATCGTCGATCTGTCACACTGCCCCAGGCGGGTATTCGAACGCGAAATCCGTGTGGTAGCACGCACAAACGAAGTGTATCCCGGCCGGCAACGACGCCAAAACGTGCTGACGAGGTCTTTTATCGAAGCCCTCCCACCCATTTCAGTGGACACCCAGAAACGCCTTGCTGATTGGCGGGAATATCTCGATTGGAAAGAAACTTTGGCGAAAAAGAGCCTGGACGGAGTCCGCTACGTCCAAGTGACGTTGGATCGAGAAGATCCGCAAGGGCGACTCCGCTTTCTCGTGGTGGCTCCAGGCCGCGAGAGTTGGGAAAGGATGCGTCGCATCCTGCGACAGGATGAAGTGCGGGCCTATTCCCTTGATTATTCGAAGGATCCGTGGACTTTTGAGTACAACGATGATCGCCGGGCTCAGGAGACGGAACTGGGCGATTTCGTGAGTCTTGAGCAGGCGTCTGAACCGCCGAACGAGGTGGATCTGACCGGCATGCCCTGGGAAAACCCTATCTGGGGGTGGGCCATGTACCGGCTGACCGAACCAGCGCAAGAGGAATTCGATCGGATGCGCGAGGAAGGAGCCAGTTGGCAGCGGATTGAAGAGGTGCTTCTTCGAAAAATCCCCCGTCAGGGCTTTCTTTCTCTCTCCATCGTGGGAGATCTCGCGCTGGTAAAACGACAGCGCATTGCGTTGGATCGTCTGCAGGAACAGTCGGGCTATGCCCCCCTCTTATCGAGCTATCTGTTCGACATCAAGGCAGCAGACGAGCCGGCCGAGCTCGTCTCCATACCAGAGGACCGGTGGTTCCGGAAAGATCTCAATGAGGATCAAAAGCTGGCGGTTTGCAAGATGATCAGTGCTCCAGACCTGGCGCTCGTCCAGGGGCCTCCCGGCACAGGCAAGACCACCATGATCGCAGAGGCCATCTGTCAACTGGTGGAACAGAAAAAGACGGTTCTGTTGGCCTCGCAGGCAAACCTGGCTGTGGACAATGCTCTGGAACGCCTCGCGGGATTTCCCAGTATTAGGGCGATCCGACTGGGACAACGGGCCGATGAAAGTGGCCCTTTCAGCGAGAATCAGGCTCTCGCAACGTATTACCAAGCGATTGCCAAAACCTGTCGGGAAGGGATTCTTCAGCCGTGGGCAGAGGCGGAGCGAATGCTGCGGGAACTTCAAGAGTGGCTTGCCCAGGTAGACATTCTCACGGCTGACCTGGCTGGGATGGAGCTGAGGCATCGGTCGCTCGCGGATCGCTGTGACGAGATCATTGCGGCGATGAATGACGCGTATCAGGCCGAGGAACGGAGCCGCCGGGTTGCTATGGAACGGGAGCGGGCAAAAGAGTTTCTGGCGTTCCTGAACAACGGGGCCAATGGTCCGGGGCAACTCCCAGCGGACATTGCCGAGGAACTCGTGGGAATGGTCTCCCCACTGGTCGAAAAACTGCGGACCGTGGGAATTGATCTCGATCCTGGACAGGTGACCATCGCACCGCTTCCTACCTCCCAGCAATCTTTGGGACTTGCACAGATCTTTCGCCGGTGGCAGGAAGTCGAGAGGCTCGTTCCTCGGTTGGAGGCAGACGCCAAGCGTTTGGAGGCTTCTAATGCCGAAGGTGTCCTCTCGCAGGAAGATGCTCTCCTCTTGGAAGAACTTCAACGGAAGGCGCGGCAGCTGCAGGAAGAGATGGCGGAGGACGCGAGCAAGCTCCCTGCGTGGCAGGAAGTGCAGAAACGGATCCGCGAACTTCGAAAGCGTGGCAGTGGCCTAAATGCCGAAGTTTACCAGGCAGTGTTCACTGCGACAGTCGATGGTATTCCAGTTGCCCATCAGTTCACCAACCCCGATGCCCGGCGACAAGAGGTTCTTTCACGTCTCTACGAGGCTCTTCGCACGATCGGCGAAGTGCGTGACGAAATGGCCCGTGTTTATGAGAATTGCCGGATAAGAGTGGAAGAGTTCGTCAACGCGCCGGCGCCAGGCGGGCCTTCCGCCGAACAAACACGCCGCTGGGAAATTGAGCTGGCCAATGTGAGGGATCAACTGGCGCTTCTCGAGCGGCAAATGGCGGAAAAAGAGTCGTGTCTGGGGGAGTTATTGCGCAAACACTGGGAAAGCCCCGAGCACGCCCCAAGCCGGGCGGATCTGCTTGCCATTCGGCACCGTGTCACGGAACAACTTGAACAGCTCAAGCATTTCCTTCAGCGTCAAGAGCCGATCCGAAAGGCCTGGAGCGAGATCCTGGAGGGTTGGACCAAATCCCTCATGGATCCAACTGTAGCGGAGCGTGACCACCACCAGTTCTTTCCCATTTACCTCAAAGCGTGCAATGTCGTGGGTGTGACATGCACCGAGAATCCTCAGACCCTGGAAAAGTACGGCTTTGTCCGATTCGACGTGGCGATTGTGGACGAGGTCAGTAAGGCCACTCCACCTGAAATCGTCATGCCACTTTTGCTGGCCCGCACGGCCATTCTCGTGGGCGATCACCGGCAACTTCCACCCCTTTTCCGCGAGCGGGAACTGCCTTGGGAAGAAATGGTGGCAGAGACCGAAGCGGGAGACGAGGAAAACGGTCAGGAACCGGTGCTTCTGACTCGGGAAACATTCGAACGCTTTCGTAAGTTAGTGACTGCCTCGCTGTTCAAAGAGCACTTCGAGAACGCATCCGACACGCTGAAGTCTTTCCTTTTCACACAGTATCGGATGCACCCTCAGATCATGAAGGTGATCAACCATTTCTACGAAAACCGGCTGGTATGTGGTCTCCGTGATCCCGACGGTAGGGACCCAAATTCTGATCCTCGGGAGCATCGCCTTCACAATTTGACTTTGCGCGGTCCCAAGAATCGCACTTATCTTGTACCGGATCAACATGTTCTGTGGATTGATTCCTCGTTCGATCCTTTAGGAAAACCACACTTTGAAGAGCGGACGGGGTCAGGGGGCAAAACAAACGCATTAGAAGCGCTGCTCATTGCGCAGTGCCTGTATGACATTGAAATGGCCTATCGAGAGATGGGCTTCGGGTCCGGTAAGAAGCCTCCGCGTCGAGTTGGTGTGATCACCTTTTACACCCGCCAGGTGCGGACAATTCGCGAAACTCTTCGTCGTTTCCAAAGAAAACAGAATTTCAACTTTCAGGCGATTCGCGTAGATATCAACACGGTGGATCGCTATCAGGGGCAGGAACGTCCCATTGTACTCGTGAGCCTGGTCCGCAACCCGTCCCACAGATTATCACGGCGTGCCAACACGGCTCAGTTTGAACGCATTAATGTGGCATTCTCGCGGGCGCAGGAACTGCTGGTAATCGTTGGTGCGGAGCAGACTTTTCGCCAGTATCCTGTGAGGCTGCCTCATCTTGACCGGCCAGGGTACCGGGAAGTCGAGGTTTATCGGCACATCATCGAGGAGATCGAGCGGTGGGGATGCTTTTGTTCCGCAGCCGAGATCCTGTCCGCGGAGACATACCAAGAGTTTCAGCGACAAATGGGACGTGCCGTGCAGCCAATTGTGAGAGGAAGCAAGCCATGA
- a CDS encoding AAA family ATPase — protein sequence MANHRENRWLENFTRQAAIRRALIVHGEVQDLCYCPYTQQYRCVSEVLVNTLKNMGFHHVVVWDRFSGVQGVSDNVWQGLVRNTVAASQSRNNFTMQGEAYDVGAGSTMPPSTTVPQADDFLAVVYHNLVHPSAERYAFLIDWSQYLFGNANALSEQERQWLLVMSKAIRNAPISVTEMEALTRPGNLIVLLCSQLGALPPALYMGNPAIADVLIPPPGRPEREGFLQRTLHAWCLKSLPRPGEVRFSQFVDSLDGMTIRDLHQLLKLSRVNSSEPLSFEHLINLYKYGQRESPWEDLSRGRLATIREELKKRVKGQDEAVEKVASVIIRAYTGLSGLQHSIKQKTPKGVLFFVGPTGVGKTELAKALAEFLFGDEDACIRFDMSEFNHEHSDQRLVGAPPGYVGYEEGGQLTNAVKKRPFSVLLFDEIEKAHVRILDKFLQILEDGRLTDGKGETVSFAETVIIFTSNIGASEITCQADPEVVRQQFLEKVRHHFIHVAQRPELLNRIGDNIVPFQFITNEEFLVAIARAKLQPIRERLREKYRFKDLVFDDEAKALRAIVSCVDRQMGGRGVLNQLVKHLLDPLAIFLFEEDEPAAYVGRTLVVHQAGNEPKFAFEVV from the coding sequence ATGGCTAACCATCGCGAAAACCGGTGGCTGGAGAACTTCACTCGACAGGCCGCGATCCGACGCGCCCTCATCGTCCACGGCGAGGTTCAGGATCTCTGCTATTGTCCCTATACGCAGCAATACCGGTGTGTCAGCGAAGTGCTCGTTAACACCCTCAAAAACATGGGTTTTCACCATGTGGTGGTTTGGGACCGATTTTCTGGTGTGCAAGGAGTTTCGGACAATGTATGGCAGGGACTGGTGCGAAATACTGTAGCGGCCTCACAATCGCGCAACAACTTTACCATGCAGGGAGAAGCATATGATGTGGGCGCCGGTTCCACCATGCCACCCAGCACAACAGTTCCACAGGCCGATGATTTCCTTGCCGTGGTTTATCACAATCTTGTGCATCCCTCGGCAGAGCGCTACGCCTTTCTCATCGACTGGTCACAATATCTCTTCGGTAACGCCAATGCTCTTTCCGAACAGGAACGGCAGTGGCTGCTTGTGATGTCGAAGGCGATTCGCAATGCTCCTATTTCGGTCACCGAAATGGAAGCGCTGACCCGGCCCGGGAATCTCATCGTCCTGCTGTGCTCGCAACTGGGCGCCCTGCCGCCCGCCCTTTATATGGGCAACCCAGCGATTGCCGACGTCCTCATCCCCCCACCGGGACGTCCCGAACGCGAAGGCTTTTTACAACGGACTCTCCATGCCTGGTGCCTGAAGTCCTTGCCACGGCCCGGTGAAGTCAGATTCTCTCAATTTGTCGATTCCCTCGACGGAATGACCATCCGTGATCTCCATCAACTCCTCAAACTCTCCCGGGTAAATTCCTCAGAGCCACTGTCGTTCGAACATCTTATTAATCTTTACAAGTACGGGCAGCGGGAAAGCCCCTGGGAAGACCTCAGTCGAGGGCGACTGGCAACCATTCGTGAGGAACTCAAAAAACGGGTGAAAGGTCAGGACGAGGCTGTTGAAAAAGTGGCGAGCGTCATCATCCGCGCCTACACGGGGTTGTCCGGACTCCAGCACTCGATCAAACAGAAGACCCCCAAAGGTGTTCTCTTTTTTGTGGGACCGACGGGGGTAGGCAAGACCGAGCTTGCCAAAGCGCTTGCTGAATTCCTTTTTGGAGATGAGGACGCCTGTATCCGTTTCGATATGTCCGAGTTCAACCACGAACACAGCGACCAGCGGCTCGTCGGCGCTCCGCCCGGCTATGTGGGTTATGAGGAAGGGGGACAACTGACCAATGCCGTGAAAAAACGCCCATTTTCCGTACTCCTTTTCGACGAAATCGAAAAAGCCCATGTCCGGATCCTGGATAAATTCTTGCAAATCTTGGAGGACGGGCGACTTACCGACGGGAAGGGAGAAACGGTTTCCTTTGCCGAAACCGTCATCATTTTCACATCCAATATTGGGGCGTCAGAAATCACTTGTCAGGCCGATCCCGAGGTCGTCCGTCAGCAGTTTTTAGAAAAGGTTCGCCATCACTTCATTCATGTGGCCCAAAGGCCAGAACTCCTCAATCGGATCGGCGATAACATCGTTCCCTTCCAATTCATCACGAATGAAGAGTTTCTGGTGGCCATTGCACGAGCAAAACTGCAACCCATTCGCGAACGTCTCCGCGAAAAATATCGTTTTAAGGATCTCGTTTTTGATGACGAGGCAAAAGCTCTGCGGGCTATCGTGTCATGCGTTGATCGCCAAATGGGGGGACGAGGCGTTCTCAATCAACTGGTGAAACATCTTCTCGATCCCCTTGCCATCTTTTTATTCGAGGAAGATGAACCGGCGGCCTACGTGGGGCGCACACTTGTAGTACATCAGGCAGGCAACGAGCCTAAATTTGCTTTTGAAGTCGTATGA
- a CDS encoding 4Fe-4S single cluster domain-containing protein: MNTPWLNLAHWLDCTEVEGPGRRFALWVQGCHIRCPGCCNPHMLEFVPRHLVPAERVAEWILHAHRRWNLEGVTFLGGEPMLQAKGLALVAERSRRAGLSVMVFTGFTLEYLGSCSLPGVKQLLAATDLLVDGPYLAHCPETKRHWVGSTNQRFHFLTDRYQPGLEYDPRFARGIELRIRSDGMATYNGWPGELISEVGHES, translated from the coding sequence ATGAATACACCTTGGCTGAACCTCGCCCACTGGCTGGACTGCACGGAAGTCGAGGGTCCCGGACGGAGATTCGCTCTATGGGTGCAGGGGTGCCATATTCGATGTCCAGGATGTTGCAATCCGCACATGCTGGAATTTGTGCCCCGACATCTTGTGCCCGCCGAGAGAGTTGCGGAGTGGATTCTGCACGCGCACCGACGCTGGAATCTGGAGGGTGTGACTTTCCTCGGTGGAGAACCTATGCTCCAGGCCAAAGGTCTTGCCTTGGTAGCGGAAAGGTCACGCCGCGCCGGCCTTTCAGTCATGGTCTTCACCGGCTTCACCCTAGAATACCTGGGTAGCTGTTCCCTCCCCGGCGTGAAACAACTCCTGGCAGCCACTGATCTTTTGGTCGACGGGCCGTACCTTGCCCATTGTCCAGAGACGAAGCGTCACTGGGTCGGTTCCACCAACCAGCGCTTCCATTTTTTAACTGATCGATATCAGCCAGGCTTGGAATACGATCCTCGTTTCGCCAGGGGCATAGAACTCCGCATCCGGTCGGACGGAATGGCGACCTACAATGGCTGGCCGGGGGAACTCATCAGCGAGGTTGGACACGAATCATAG
- a CDS encoding glycoside hydrolase domain-containing protein, translated as MRHVIDPIRLSSCDPVISPGKKMQTGLAVTLMITFMMASHLALSGEESRVQPPWLGSPAGQSDELLPPWTPVAVEGHAVHVWGRVYRFSDLPFPSQITSASQEILAGPIALGGTSAGQPLLWKGRELTVLESSPVRARLRIQAATDSLECNGTVLIEYDGMVRCDFELKPAHPDVALEKLDLEIPFRPERAKYLHFWPGRWGSVFNSRAIPPDGYQISFKPFFWIGDDERGLAWFAESDQNFWDVDPNRVIEVRPEKNSVVLVIHLVGKPRKLNTPLEYTFGFQATPVKPMQPDAWDYRICHMGNYGIEENPPGILDRLAEYGVRTICFHEHWTDIQNYPRTTHGEKLRKLVKACHDRGIQLLLYHGYEMSTLAPEWDQYHEECLVYPRAGGYKRQPEQTAYIVCYRSHWQDFICDGIAKLIDEYDIDGVYLDGTSEPWGCRNQLHGCGYVKPDGSVGTTYPIFAVRQTMRRIYTIVKKHNPNGQVNVHQSTCMVIPTLAFATSYWDGEHLQSIKRPESPGEVLPLDAFRAEFMGRNWGVPAELLWYPSGPFQRREAVGLALLHDVPVRPNRMEDVAVSARMWRAFDELGRHEAEWIPYWDSARFVRCDQDAVKVSLHNRPGGGFILVAFNLAQEKCRARLTIDFSALGQSETVTAREVVSEAPVSIAGNILELELNGLDYAMIRVQPR; from the coding sequence ATGAGACACGTCATTGATCCTATCCGGCTTTCTTCGTGCGACCCGGTAATTTCACCTGGGAAGAAAATGCAGACAGGACTGGCAGTAACGCTGATGATTACGTTCATGATGGCAAGCCACCTCGCGTTATCGGGAGAAGAAAGCCGCGTCCAACCACCCTGGTTGGGCAGCCCAGCGGGACAGAGCGACGAACTTCTTCCACCGTGGACACCGGTTGCAGTCGAGGGCCATGCCGTCCACGTTTGGGGACGCGTGTATCGATTCTCTGACCTTCCTTTTCCCTCTCAGATCACCTCAGCATCCCAGGAGATCCTCGCTGGGCCCATCGCTTTAGGTGGTACGTCGGCCGGCCAACCGCTCTTATGGAAGGGCAGGGAACTGACCGTTCTGGAGAGCTCTCCAGTGCGGGCAAGGCTTCGCATTCAAGCGGCGACGGATAGCCTTGAATGCAACGGTACGGTCCTCATCGAATATGATGGGATGGTCCGCTGCGACTTCGAGCTGAAACCTGCTCATCCTGATGTGGCGCTGGAAAAACTTGACCTGGAAATTCCTTTTCGGCCAGAGCGGGCCAAGTATCTCCACTTTTGGCCGGGCCGGTGGGGGAGTGTTTTCAATTCCCGAGCCATTCCACCCGACGGATACCAAATCTCGTTCAAGCCGTTCTTCTGGATTGGTGACGATGAGCGGGGATTAGCCTGGTTTGCGGAATCAGATCAAAACTTTTGGGATGTGGATCCGAACCGGGTTATCGAAGTCCGTCCGGAAAAGAATTCCGTGGTTCTGGTTATCCATCTCGTGGGCAAACCTCGTAAGCTCAACACACCGCTGGAATACACATTTGGCTTTCAGGCAACGCCGGTTAAACCGATGCAACCAGACGCCTGGGACTATCGAATTTGCCACATGGGAAATTATGGAATCGAAGAGAATCCGCCGGGAATTCTTGATCGGTTGGCGGAGTATGGCGTAAGGACGATCTGCTTCCATGAACATTGGACTGATATCCAAAATTACCCCCGGACAACGCACGGAGAAAAACTTCGCAAATTGGTCAAAGCATGTCATGACCGCGGCATTCAGCTGCTGCTCTATCATGGATACGAGATGAGCACCCTCGCACCAGAATGGGACCAATATCATGAGGAATGCCTGGTCTATCCGCGGGCTGGAGGATACAAGCGGCAGCCGGAGCAGACCGCCTACATTGTCTGTTACCGCAGTCACTGGCAGGACTTTATCTGCGATGGGATTGCCAAACTGATTGATGAATACGACATCGACGGCGTCTACCTGGACGGAACCTCGGAGCCGTGGGGGTGCAGGAATCAACTCCATGGCTGCGGCTACGTGAAGCCAGATGGGTCGGTGGGGACAACGTATCCGATCTTCGCCGTCCGCCAAACTATGCGGCGAATTTACACGATCGTGAAAAAGCATAACCCAAATGGCCAGGTAAACGTTCATCAATCCACCTGCATGGTTATTCCGACGCTCGCCTTTGCCACGAGCTATTGGGACGGTGAGCACCTGCAAAGCATCAAGCGTCCGGAATCACCTGGAGAGGTCCTGCCCCTCGACGCATTCCGCGCGGAGTTCATGGGGCGCAACTGGGGTGTGCCGGCAGAGTTGTTGTGGTATCCCAGCGGACCGTTCCAACGCCGGGAAGCAGTGGGGCTGGCCCTTCTCCACGACGTGCCCGTCAGGCCCAACAGGATGGAAGATGTCGCCGTCTCTGCCCGCATGTGGCGGGCATTCGACGAGTTAGGACGCCACGAGGCAGAGTGGATCCCTTATTGGGACAGCGCGAGGTTCGTTCGCTGCGACCAGGATGCTGTGAAGGTAAGTCTCCACAACAGGCCTGGCGGGGGTTTCATCTTGGTGGCCTTTAATCTCGCGCAGGAAAAATGTCGTGCCAGGTTGACGATCGACTTTTCAGCGCTGGGTCAATCGGAGACGGTCACTGCTCGGGAGGTCGTCAGTGAAGCCCCGGTGAGCATTGCGGGAAACATCCTGGAACTTGAGTTAAATGGGTTGGATTACGCTATGATTCGTGTCCAACCTCGCTGA